One stretch of Chaetodon auriga isolate fChaAug3 chromosome 18, fChaAug3.hap1, whole genome shotgun sequence DNA includes these proteins:
- the kif26bb gene encoding kinesin-like protein KIF26B isoform X4, with product MSSLTGRRERFPASVGGTHWSAEAQHHCEPVRFSASVIGKDCQPKERPAPEGAGGTRGSPLRNMCQRADAVPSYRSLPGTVGDRIRTTLSSASGTICRSTMSVNPGFGRSDRKVACCEKCSATLVALKKQALSLAVHHHFSSKDSSDLSAFLHDNLRVHSRSINESRDREREQGECGACGVNLNQLKQEAVHLALSRGQSLAKPPFEPSFSTGSLLGQSGTKHGDRAPREAAMAVHQPCSRSHSPHSPRSPRTPQRTPQTLRRRGPKLPNPDMDRWVEEQQQLVASKSVSSTDGVSIHPHHQAADDASLGRGDAGIVQTSSKIPHISRVVTIANTAAMSLLARAAEKLNLTSRKKGQASDPAPTHLSTCFRELIQKSPPPVPSCLLQAATRTKDSPSVGKVKVVLRVCPTLTEGQGQPPVLRIDPSKKRVTIIEPISKSKPHTTMTLDGDGRKLLKTFNVDAAYPQESSQAEVCAGVLADVIRCVLSGSDGCVLGLGCSDVGSWSSMVGSGESVQKLGLIPCAISWLYSAIERRREKTWTDLTVSVSAIELCCGEEDTLRDLLGEVVPSLGSVQDSPKAHIRLQEDPIYGIQLRNHNRVKAPTAERAASLLDAAIAARRHSDFVTYLSHTSIMFFTLHVQPPRTESSTIGKGSRGPTKLTMIDVCSGIRGMSKNKPPYSELGPVVLSLLSGHKNIPNKGSKLTMLLRESLGHVNCHTTVITEVADSLAYLQETLSTIQLVSRIRRTQKRTKQSTSCSPSGRSLTKEYERGPQSLSLRAFHSTDEVDVDVPCFRLRGELDERSSSDQSCDTVIQLDSDGLVQSRSTSRLAQPEFVPIIPSLHPNKADMDDPEFTALLQELLRIPQLHGDKKNEETIQGNNEVLKADMKETGRDCLKCDTFAELQERLGCIDGSETTMDLLKSSSKGPSVNNVTTKTQPQKETGKQTDTESSETPQTLNQGLGCSQTSVGEKQTDGSFPGDSFQREDSGLYDCEECSATSSSEELLNQTLNLNKTCRSELPKNGTDDKLSSQDFGVDAQGMAITSSPALQPTGKHERSEAAYWFKPDRRTSPVGKSSPISPSSSCSSSHSVATSVILGDVLPKRPTVDIKEMKATITVTVQQPLDLKGQDELVFSMVEEVTISGEMNSGRTGGNIICIRDAAQSQACVQGSASSQPIRIISNVSEESVASGSSNTNKSSVVQSAATEANTEKPQCQFRREKRFLPSFINPMLINTGMDCEMDGAKEKENPLDTFTVKSQSELRESNVKCPEDRKALEKRSGAFASETRAKKSDKVCDSPFSQTSCVPMTLEDSAFCDETAGDKMCGKRPRNTDKSHPRDREHVYSTNTPRSSEGEEICSRRVGNAPKRIGVSPGCQDTFPAFLKTGSLPRGWQNASHQDSYHGGYMADNHRDPRGVTSSTPCSPGVTLERRQGRQHSAANHSHHVSSPRKYGIEYKQHTSSAPRKGVESLFETSSLRMNHMSGKLKSPIENSSKLFSAKLEQLATRTNSLGRTPRDHPTLDRDNSNTSVSSKASSKGSIEGVCKEGYSGHNEGDCTLPKASRSPRKNPRIDKSHHFFASEDPVTQSARHTHSKLSAVGKLKMASPKVRRLSAPSIKNLSLPHKGLKQSINRSASLSPDSKTVSFERTSSFLSSSPPRSFHSISRTPSQSSTCSSTKSAIQGFVNGRISDLLKERASSPTSGGPDQMTTVPSPYSWVTAPRMPDHMSGHASDTTSVLSGDLPPAMGKTSLHFSNRNSMVSSGYDSMVRDSEATGSSTSNRDSVSDRSGSLLSVSRSSRSSRRRGNTGAHQRRLSHDTPLSLRRSASGLRSRWVDRGIPEAYEIKVYEIDNVQRMQKRAGVGMLQCQAEVFGAPSGEDLPGPSQIQQPEERAGAGQTQPHAGARQVEPRVRRVADLRGGLPGASGGP from the exons ATGTCATCTCTGactggaagaagagagagatttCCTGCGTCGGTCGGAGGAACACACTGG AGCGCAGAAGCGCAGCATCACTGTGAGCCCGTCCGCTTTTCTGCAAGTGTAATCGGGAAGGACTGCCAGCCCAAGGAGCGCCCCGCTCCTGAGGGTGCCGGTGGGACCAGAGGCAGCCCACTCCGGAATATGTGCCAGAGAGCAGACGCCGTCCCGTCATACAGGTCCCTTCCTGGGACGGTGGGAGACCGCATCAGGACCACTCTGTCCTCTGCTAGTGGGACCATATGTAGAAGCACCATGTCGGTGAATCCCGGCTTTGGAAGGTCTGACAGGAAAGTTGCGTGTTGTGAGAAGTGCTCAGCGACCCTTGTTGCTCTGAAGAAACAAGCGCTGAGCCTGGCTGTTCACCATCACTTCTCCTCCAAG GACTCAAGTGATCTGTCTGCGTTTCTTCATGACAACCTTCGCGTCCATAGTCGGTCCATCAATGAGtccagggacagagagagggagcagggcGAGTGTGGAGCTTGTGGTGTAAACTTGAACCAGCTCAAACAGGAGGCAGTCCACTTGGCTCTGAGCAGGGGTCAGTCATTAGCTAAGCCTCCCTTTGAACCCAGCTTTAGCACCGGTTCACTGCTGGGACAAAGTGGGACAAAGCATGGAGACAGAGCTCCGAGGGAAGCTGCCATGGCTGTCCATCAACCTTGCAGTCGCAGCCACAGTCCTCACAGCCCAAGAAGCCCGAGGACGCCTCAGAGGACCCCTCAAACCCTCAGGCGAAGGGGGCCCAAGCTCCCCAACCCCGATATGGACCGCTGGGTagaggaacagcagcagctggttgcTTCTAAATCTGTGTCCAGCACTGATGGTGTCAGCATCCACCCTCACCATCAG GCTGCAGATGATGCTTCACTGGGCCGTGGTGATGCCGGGATTGTACAGACGAGCTCAAAGATCCCTCACATATCCAGAGTGGTGACCATCGCCAACACTGCTGCTATGTCCCTTTTAGCCAG GGCAGCCGAGAAGCTCAACCTGACATCGAGGAAAAAGGGCCAGGCTTCTGATCCAGCACCCACTCATCTCTCCACCTGCTTCAGGGAGCTGATCCAGAAAAGCCCACCGCCCGTCCCCTCCTGCCTGCTCCAAGCTGCCACTAGAACCAAAGACTCGCCCAGTGTTGGCAAG GTCAAAGTCGTGCTGAGGGTGTGCCCAACACTGACGGAGGGCCAAGGCCAACCACCTGTTCTCCGCATCGACCCGTCCAAGAAAAGAGTCACCATAATAGAACCAATCAGCAAAAGCAAACCCCACACGACGATGACGCTCGACGGGGACGGCAGAAAACTTTTGAAGACCTTTAACGTTGACGCTGCCTACCCTCAAGAGTCAAGCCAG GCTGAGGTGTGTGCAGGCGTCTTGGCTGATGTCATCCGCTGTGTGCTCAGCGGCAGCGATGGATGTGTTCTTGGTTTGGGATGTAGTGATGTGG GATCCTGGTCCAGCATGGTGGGGAGTGGTGAGAGCGTCCAGAAGCTCGGGCTGATTCCCTGTGCCATCTCCTGGCTATACAGTGCCATCGAGCGGCGGAGGGAGAAGACCTGGACCGATCTGACTGTCTCAGTGTCTGCTATAGAgctctgctgtggagaggaggacacactGAGGGATCTACTGGGGGAAGTTGTCCCCTCATTAGGCAGTGTACAGGACAGCCCAAAAGCCCATATTAGACTCCAAGAGGACCCCATCTATGGGATTCAG CTACGTAACCACAACCGAGTGAAGGCCCCCACTGCTGAGCGGGCGGCTTCCCTCCTGGACGCAGCCATTGCAGCACGTCGGCACAGTGACTTTGTTACGTACCTGTCCCACACCTCCATAATGTTCTTCACTCTCCATGTCCAGCCCCCTCGCACAGAAAGCAGCACCATTGGCAAAG GTTCACGTGGCCCCACTAAGTTGACCATGATAGATGTGTGTAGTGGTATCAGGGGTATGAGCAAAAATAAACCTCCGTATTCTGAACTGGGCCCTGTTGTCTTGTCTCTACTAAGTGGACATAAAAACATCCCCAACAA GGGCAGCAAGTTGACTATGCTCCTTCGAGAGTCCTTGGGCCATGTTAATTGCCATACCACAGTGATCACTGAGGTTGCTGATTCGCTGGCATACCTTCAAGAGACCTTATCCACCATCCAGCTGGTTTCTCGCATCCGCAGGACACAGAAGAGGACAAAG CAGTCCACCTCATGTTCTCCATCTGGGAGGAGCTTGACAAAAGAATATGAGAGAGGGCCTCAGTCTTTGTCCCTGCGGGCATTTCACTCCACTGATGAGGTAGATGTTGACGTCCCTTGTTTCCGTTTGCGTGGTGAACTGGATGAGCGCTCCAGTAGTGACCAGTCCTGTGACACAGTCATTCAGCTAGACTCGGATGGGTTGGTCCAGTCCAGATCAACCTCAAGACTGGCACAGCCTGAATTTGTGCCCATCATACCCTCTTTGCATCCTAACAAGGCTGACATGGATGACCCGGAGTTTACAGCTCTGCTCCAAGAGCTTCTGAGGATTCCTCAGCTGCATGGAGACAAAAAGAATGAGGAAACTATTCAAGGGAATAATGAAGTGCTGAAGGCAGACATGaaggagacaggaagggacTGTCTTAAATGTGACACATTTGCTGAACTTCAAGAGCGCTTGGGCTGTATCGATGGAAGTGAGACGACAATGGATTTGCTCAAATCTTCTTCAAAAGGGCCGTCTGTTAATAATGTCACAACCAAAACACAACCCCAGaaagaaacagggaaacagacagacactgaaTCATCAGAAACACCACAGACATTGAATCAGGGGTTAGGCTGCAGTCAGACATCTGTTGGAGAGAAGCAAACAGATGGTTCCTTCCCTGGAGACAGTTTTCAGAGAGAGGATTCGGGTTTGTATGATTGTGAGGAGTGCAGTGCAACCAGTTCCAGCGAGGAACTGCTGAATCAAACTCTCAATCTTAACAAGACCTGTCGCTCTGAGCTGCCCAAAAATGGGACAGATGATAAGCTCTCTTCTCAGGACTTTGGTGTGGATGCTCAGGGCATGGCCATCACAAGTTCCCCTGCACTTCAGCCTACAGGTAAGCATGAGAGATCTGAAGCTGCTTATTGGTTCAAACCAGACAGAAGGACCTCACCAGTTGGCAAGAGCTCTCCTAtatctccttcctcttcctgctcatCTTCACACTCTGTGGCTACCAGTGTTATACTTGGAGATGTCTTACCTAAACGCCCCACAGTGGACATTAAGGAAATGAAGGCCACTATCACAGTGACTGTTCAACAGCCACTAGACCTAAAAGGTCAAGATGAACTTGTCTTCTCTATGGTGGAGGAGGTGACCATCAGTGGAGAAATGAATAGCGGGAGGACAGGTGGAAACATTATTTGTATCAGAGATGCTGCCCAATCACAGGCATGTGTTCAGGGCTCTGCCAGCTCTCAACCAATCAGGATAATCAGCAATGTCAGCGAAGAATCTGTAGCTTCAGGTTCTTCTAATACAAACAAAAGCTCTGTAGTTCAATCTGCAGCTACAGAGGCCAACACTGAAAAGCCCCAGTGTCAGTTCAGAAGGGAAAAGAGGTTCTTACCTTCATTTATAAATCCCATGCTGATTAATACAGGTATGGATTGTGAAATGGAtggtgcaaaagaaaaagaaaatccccTGGACACTTTTACAGTCAAGTCACAGTCTGAGCTCAGAGAGAGTAATGTCAAATGTCCAGAAGATAGGAAGGCCCTTGAGAAGAGGAGTGGGGCTTTTGCTTCAGAGACACGTGCCAAAAAGTCTGACAAAGTATGTGACTCACCTTTTAGCCAAACATCTTGTGTACCAATGACTTTGGAAGATTCAGCTTTCTGCGATGAGACTGCAGGAGACAAAATGTGTGGAAAGAGACCAAGAAATACAGACAAGAGCCACCCTAGAGACAGGGAGCATGTTTATTCCACTAACACCCCAAGGAGTTCAGAAGGGGAAGAAATCTGTTCCAGACGTGTTGGGAATGCCCCTAAGAGAATTGGTGTTTCACCTGGTTGCCAAGATACCTTCCCTGCTTTCTTGAAAACAGGTAGTTTGCCTAGAGGCTGGCAAAATGCCAGCCACCAGGACAGCTACCATGGCGGTTACATGGCAGACAACCACAGAGACCCAAGGGGGGTGACATCATCCACCCCATGTAGCCCAGGGGTAACTCTGGAGAGGAGGCAGGGCAGACAGCACTCCGCAGCAAACCACAGCCACCATGTCTCCTCTCCTCGGAAATATGGAATAGAGTACAAACAGCATACTAGTAGTGctcccagaaaaggtgttgaaTCTTTGTTTGAGACATCAAGTCTAAGAATGAATCATATGAGTGGGAAATTGAAGTCACCCATTGAGAACAGCAGCAAGCTTTTCAGTGCCAAACTGGAGCAGTTGGCTACCAGGACTAATTCCCTTGGTAGGACCCCAAGGGACCACCCAACTCTGGATAGAGACAATAGTAACACCTCTGTGAGTTCTAAGGCAAGCTCCAAGGGAAGCATTGAAGGGGTTTGTAAGGAAGGTTACAGCGGACATAATGAGGGAGACTGTACCTTACCAAAGGCGAGCAGGAGCCCCAGGAAAAATCCTCGGATTGATAAGAGTCATCACTTCTTTGCCTCTGAAGACCCTGTCACTCAGTCTGCTAGGCATACCCATTCCAAGCTCTCTGCTGTGGGGAAACTTAAGATGGCTAGCCCCAAAGTCCGTCGACTGTCTGCCCCCAGCATCAAGAACCTCAGTCTACCCCACAAAGGCCTGAAGCAGTCCATCAACCGTAGCGCCAGTCTTTCCCCAGACAGTAAAACTGTTAGCTTTGAGCGGacatcctcctttctctcctcttcccctccacGGTCTTTTCACTCCATCAGTCGGACTCCAAGCCAGAGTTCCACATGCTCATCCACAAAATCTGCCATCCAGGGGTTCGTTAATGGCCGGATCTCAGACCTCCTTAAGGAAAGGGCCTCCAGCCCCACTTCAGGAGGACCAGACCAAATGACCACAGTTCCTTCACCATACAGCTGGGTGACTGCTCCCCGCATGCCTGATCACATGAGTGGGCACGCGAGTGATACCACCAGTGTGTTGAGTGGAGATTTGCCACCAGCTATGGGAAAGACATCCCTGCATTTCTCTAACAGGAACAGTATGGTGAGCAGTGGCTATGACAGCATGGTGAGGGACAGCGAAGCCACAGGCAGCAGCACCTCAAACAGAGATTCTGTCAGCGACAGGAGCGGCtctctcctcagtgtgtctCGCAGCAGTCGATCATCTCGGAGGAGAGGCAATACAG GTGCTCACCAGCGTCGTCTTTCCCATGATACACCTCTGTCCCTGAGACGCTCAGCTAGCGGTCTGCGGTCTCGTTGGGTGGATCGGGGAATCCCGGAGGCCTACGAGATCAAGGTCTATGAGATCGACAATGTGCAGAGGATGCAGAAAAGAGCAG gggTCGGCATGCTTCAGTGCCAAGCTGAAGTTTTTGGAGCACCGTCAGGAGAGGATCTCCCAGGTCCGAGCCAAATACAACAACCTGAGGAGAGAGCTGGAGCAGGCCAAACACAACCTCATGCTGGAGCCCGCCAAGTGGAACCAAGAGT TCGACGTGTGGCAGACCTTCGAGGTGGACTCCCTGGAGCATCTGGAGGCCCTTGA